Proteins encoded within one genomic window of Aquarana catesbeiana isolate 2022-GZ linkage group LG03, ASM4218655v1, whole genome shotgun sequence:
- the LOC141131396 gene encoding CDC42 small effector protein 2-C isoform X2, protein MLYYTFYLREAGFHLTLKKMTEFLFCFSCCIGEQPQPRRRRIDRSMIGEPMNFVHTAHVGSGEANSGFAMGGSFPDQMKSKGGYGPGMSEVSL, encoded by the exons AGAGAGGCTGGCTTCCATTTAACCCTTAAGAAAATGACTGAATTTCTCTTCTGCTTCAGTTGCTGCATTGGAGAGCAGCCACAGCCG AGGCGAAGACGGATTGACAGAAGCATGATTGGAGAGCCAATGAATTTTGTCCATACTGCTCACGTAGGATCTGGGGAAGCCAATTCTGGGTTTGCAATG GGTGGTTCGTTCCCGGATCAGATGAAATCGAAGGGAGGCTATGGACCTGGAATGTCAGAAGTGTCACTTTAG
- the LOC141131396 gene encoding CDC42 small effector protein 2-C isoform X3 — protein sequence MTEFLFCFSCCIGEQPQPRRRRIDRSMIGEPMNFVHTAHVGSGEANSGFAMGGSFPDQMKSKGGYGPGMSEVSL from the exons ATGACTGAATTTCTCTTCTGCTTCAGTTGCTGCATTGGAGAGCAGCCACAGCCG AGGCGAAGACGGATTGACAGAAGCATGATTGGAGAGCCAATGAATTTTGTCCATACTGCTCACGTAGGATCTGGGGAAGCCAATTCTGGGTTTGCAATG GGTGGTTCGTTCCCGGATCAGATGAAATCGAAGGGAGGCTATGGACCTGGAATGTCAGAAGTGTCACTTTAG